In one Juglans regia cultivar Chandler chromosome 11, Walnut 2.0, whole genome shotgun sequence genomic region, the following are encoded:
- the LOC109021333 gene encoding uncharacterized protein LOC109021333, with amino-acid sequence MCNAEEETLIHVLWECPAANDLWGDDASYVKKWTRSEVDFLELWEQLRCRLNKNQLEEVAVMLRKVWLKRNEWIFEKRWDCPRNSFIATRVALQEFQEVQAQAHQSWQKKAQQLLETWEKPERGFVKVNWNASLDVKRKRMEIGIIIRDEEGEALVAECDIKNNVVNAAVAESLALRKAADLCSDLNIQKAIFEGDAKEIVEAVLSEEEAVFDFSSIIDDVKFHFRKYDTLVYSIC; translated from the coding sequence ATGTGCAATGCAGAAGAAGAGACTCTTATACATGTTCTATGGGAGTGTCCTGCAGCAAATGATTTATGGGGTGATGATGCAAGCTATGTCAAGAAATGGACTAGATCAGAGGTGGATTTCCTGGAACTTTGGGAGCAACTTAGATGCAGACTCAACAAGAACCAGCTAGAAGAGGTGGCAGTGATGCTAAGGAAGGTATGGCTCAAGAGGAATGAATGGATTTTTGAAAAGAGATGGGATTGCCCCAGGAATTCATTTATTGCCACAAGAGTAGCCTTACAAGAATTTCAGGAGGTACAAGCTCAAGCTCATCAAAGCTGGCAGAAGAAGGCACAACAGTTATTGGAGACTTGGGAGAAACCAGAAAGGGGATTTGTTAAGGTTAATTGGAACGCCTCTTTGGatgtaaaaagaaagagaatggaGATTGGTATCATTAtaagagatgaagaaggagaGGCTTTGGTGGCTGAGTGTGATATCAAGAATAATGTGGTAAATGCAGCTGTTGCAGAAAGTTTGGCCTTGAGGAAAGCGGCTGATTTGTGCTCAGATCTCAATATTCAAAAAGCTATTTTTGAGGGCGATGCAAAGGAAATAGTCGAGGCTGTACTGAGTGAGGAAGAAGCTGTTTTTGACTTTAGTTCTATTATTGATGATGTTAAGTTTCACTTCAGAAAATATGACACATTGGTTTATTCAATTTGCTAG